The genomic segment AATTTCAATACCATCACAAGTGCCAAAGTTTAAAACTTACTCACTTATGCTTTGCGGATGACCTCTTGATTTTCATTGATGGTTCCTTATCCTTAGTGCAATCGGTTCTTCAGGTTCTAAAGGACTTTGAAATTGTCTCTGGTTTGGCAATCAGTCTCCCAAAGACAAGCTTCTTCTCCTCGGGACTCACTCCAGCTGAAATAGATAAAATCCAATAGAATCAGGCATAAATCATGGTCAACTTCCAATTCGTTATCTAGGTGTCCCTTTATGCACAAAAAAGCTTACCTTACTGGACTGTGCTCCACTGATTCAGAAAGTCAAGAGTAAGTTCAATGCCTGGTCCACCAAATCCCTCTCATTCGTAGGTCGGCTACAACTTTTAAACACGGTTATTGCTGGACTTACAAACTTTTGGTGTTCCGCTTTTGTCTTACCGAAGAAATGCATCCAAACCTTGAATTCTTTGTCTGGAGCTTTTCTTTGGAAAGGAACTACAGAAGGTCATCACTCAGCTTGTGTGGCATGGGAAACAATTACCACAGCTAAATCAGAAGGAGGGTTGGGTATAAGGGATCTACAACTATGGAATAAGGCTTGTATGATAAAACTTATCTGGCTTTTACTTTTTCGCTCCGGATCAGTTTGGGTTGCCTGGTTCAAGGGAGCGGTTCTCTCTGGTAAGCTTAGCAATTTCTGGACTCGAAAGCCAAGCACTAGGTACTCATGGTTAGCAAACAAGCTCTTCAAACTGAGGGACGAGGTTTACCCTTGGATAAAGCTAAAAGTTGGAGATGGCAAGAACTGTCAGTTCTGGAGCGATAACTGGTGGAAACTGGGGAAACTATCGACTTACCTACAAGGTGAAGACCCCCTGGGAATCCCCCGTGGCTCAACGCTTGCAGATCTCTGGAGGGAAGGCACTTGGAGAATTCCTCCGGCTCGCTCAGAGGCACATGTCAACTACCACATCGAACTAGCATCTATCCAACTATCAAAAGATGCAGATCAGTATGTTTGGTGGCTGAATGATCAATTGCAAGATAGCCACGAAACAGGAAAAATCTGCCTAGCTTATAAAGGAAACTTACCTCGAGTTTCATGGCACAAAGTAGTTTGGTTCTCCAGAGGAATCCTGAAGCACTGCTTTCTCACCTGGTTGTTTGTACTGAACAGAAGCCCCACTCGAGATAGGCTTCGATCTTGGGGACTCCATGTGGATCCGGCTTGTCTATTTTGTGCAACGGGAGAAGAAAGCAGGGATCATCTATTCTTTGACTGCCCATTCAGCTGGACTTTATGGAATCTCATCTCCAACCGATGCTCTCCCTCTCCGACGCGTTCTTGGACTGGATCACTGCAAAATCTCATCAACTATCAGGGACCTAGAGAAGCCAAGATCCTTCTTCTTACTGCCTGACAACCCACGATCTACACCTTATGGACTGAAAGGAATTATCGTCTCCACAGGAACACATTCAAATCGACGGATCACCTTCTGAACCAGATCGAATCGTTCATGTGCAACAGAGCCCTCAGCTTTCGAAGATCAAACCCTACACTTACGACGAATTTGCTTCTTCTATGGTTTGCCGGATCTGGTGGTtaagaaaccctaatcgcctCAAGGTTcctctcactttctctctcgacAAAGTTTTGTCTTTGTCGTCTTCCACTCATTGATTGCATGGAGATGGTTTGAAGTGGTTTTGCCTCCCAACCGTTTATTATCCTGGTTCAATCTCAACTACTTGGTTCAGATATGGTTCTATTTTAactatgggtttttttttctcataatggtttttatttcttctttcctttctaATTCTCTTTAATTGGGCTTTCAGTATTGGGCTTTTATGCTCTGTAAACTTTTTGGTTTCCTGCTTTTAATTTGaatgccttttaacaaaaaaaaaaaaaaacaatttgatgcttgttcttgaagaaaaagaaagaacagtTTTGGTGTAATCTCTCGGTACGGTGGTCCTCAAAACGATGTTGGTTTTGTCGGCGAATGAGAACAGTTtgtaaaatgacacttaatttCTGATATTTCAACATACCCTAGATATGCCTGCGGGAAGTGAGGTTTCAAAATGAGGCAGCCTATAAATGAGATAGTAAGAGGTCACGAATTTTTATCCACACTGCTTATTCATCTTAAAACTATATGCTATACAATCCAATAAATAACAACTTTTGAAAACATAGTCAGCGTCGGTGATTAGAGTCTTCGAAATTGTAAAAATTTCCAGAATAGTCGGTTTTATATTAATGTTACAATATAATCATATAGAGGTTTATGTTCAACATGATGATAATCGCCGAGTCGGTTCTAGCATGTCGACGATATTGTTCTTAACACAAAGATAACTTCAACGATTAAGAACTCAAGAATTAAGAATCACTCTCTTTATTAACTTTAGGAAAATCACTCAAAACCTAAAGCTCTCTTGGTTTTCTCACAAAACCTTACAAGTTATGTCATGTCTCGACCTCTCTATTTATAATAGCTCACCTATCCTAATCCTATTAGGAAATCTCCCTAagtttagatatctcctaaactTACTTGATCCTTATCTCTTCGAATCATAATACTAATAGGATTTGTACAACTTATTTCTCAAGTTATCTTTAAGCTTAAACCAACATTGTCCCTCCTAAGCTTAAAGTCATTTCTGGCCAAGTCTCTCACTCCAAGAAGCTCTCTCATCTCTTTAAACTTGATCCTCCCAAGAGCCTTTGTTAGAATGTCTGCCTTTTGTTCACTACCTGGTACATGCTCCACTTCAATGAGTCCATTCTCTACACACTCTCTAATAAAGTGATATCTTGTATGAATGTGCTTGCTTCTTTCATGGAACACCGGATTTTTGGTTAGTGCGATAGCTGACTGGTTATCAATTCGAATAACCACCTTCTCACATGATGTCTCTGTAATCTCCTCGAGTAAGTCCTGAAGCCATATTGCTTGACGAGCCGCTTCTGTTCCTGCCATGAATTCAGCTTCACAGGAGGATAAAGCCACTGTTTCCTGCTTTTGTGAGCACCATGTAATTAAACTTCCACCAAGATAGAACACATGCCCAGTCGTACTCTTACCGTCATCCGGATCCACATTATAACTACTATCACTGTAACCGATCAATCCTCTAGTTGGTGTGACTGTCCTGCAAAAATTAAGTCCAAACAAAGTGGTTCCTTTTAAATACCTCAAACACTGCTTCATTGCAGCACCATGTGACACCTTGGGAGACTGCATATAGCGACTTAGTACACAAACACAGAAAGACAAGTCCGGCCTTGTGTGTAGGAAATAGCGGAGACATCCAACTATCTTTCTATACCTTGTTGCATCAATATCCCTTTCCTTCTCAGATTTAGACAGTTTCAACCCTTCTTCCATTGGCGTATGAACCAAATTACAGTCCTTCATACCCGCTTCTTCTAAAATCCTCAACGCATAACGTCTTTGGTTTAAGGTTATCATCCCATCATGTTGACACACTTCAATGCCAAGATAGTAGGTTAATTTTCCTAAATCACTCAGCTCAAACTTAGATCCCATCTCCCTTTTAAAACCGTCTATGAGACCTCTATCTGTTCCAGTCACAAATAAATTGTCAACATAAACTGCAACAACAATAACACCTTGATTCACCCTTTTCCGATAGACTGAGGATTCCTTGGAGCATCGTTTGAACTGAAGATTCTTAAGAAAACAATTCAGTTTGTCATTCCTTGCTCTTGGTGCCTGTTTTAAACCATACAGAGCTTTGTATAACTTATACACTTTATCCTCTGGTCCTTGTTTTATAAAACCTTCAGGCTGTGCAAAAAACACTGTTTCCTTTAAATCCCCATGAAGAAAGGCTGTCTTTACATCTAGATGGTGGATCTCCCACCCATTTGTTGCTGCAAGACTAATAAGAAGCCGAATTGTTTCTAACCTTGCCACTGGAGCAAATACCTCTTCAAAGTCGATACCATATCTATGAACATATCCTTTAGCAACAAGCCTAGCCTTGTACTTATTTATACTCCCATCTGAGTTCTTCTTTAGTTTAAAAACCCATTTTAGACCTATAGGCTTTGCTCCATGTGGTAGATCAACAAGGCTCCAAGTCTGGTTTTTAACAATCGAGTTCATCTCATCTTGACATGCTTGCATCCATCTTCCAGACTCCTTTGCTTCATTGAAATCTCTTGGTTCATCATTCAAGCACATCAGCAACCACTCACCTTCTTCTtcggcaagcaaagaataattATCGAGATGTTTTGGTAGAACATAGCTTGAAAGATGCTCTAGTTTCCTCCTAGGTCTCACTGATCTTCTTAGCTCTACTTGTTCGTCTTGATTATTTTGAACCCCATCATCATCGagaatctcatcttcttctccactatTGTCGTTGATTTCATTATCGTTGTTATCATAATGCTCTGTTTCGCCGGTTTCATcaatttgctctgtttcactAATACCATGATTGCCATAAGTCCCAAATTTGATCATAAAATCTCCGGCTAAGTCTTGCTCTGAACTCTTTTTATCCCAGTTCCAGCCTTTATCttcatcaaaaataacattacgGCTAACCACAATCTTACGAGTTTTAGGATCTAGTAAACGATATGCTTTTGATCCTGGTTCAGTACCCAAATGAACCAACATTCGTGATCtatcatcaagcttctttaAATGAGGTTGCTCAACCTTTGAGAAGCTAAGACATCCGAACACCCGAAGATGACTAATGTTTGGCTTCTTCCCTTGCAAAGCCTCATACGGAGTCTTATCGCTAAGTGATCTGGTAGCAACTCTATTTATCAAATATGTAGCATGTCGCACTGCTTTTCCCCATAGGTAATTAGGAACAGACATATGTTTTAGAACACTTCTCGTCATCTCCATTAGTGTCCTGTTTCGTCTCTCAACTACACCGTTCTGTTGAGGTGTGTAAGGAGCAGTGAGATGCCTTTTAATTCCATTGTCTCCATAGAAATCAGCAAATTCTTGTGACACAAACTCACCTCCTCTATCTGTTCTGAAGGTTTGCATTCTCATCCCTGTTTCTTGTTCAACCACTGTTTTAAATCTCTTGAATTTGCTAAGAGcatcactcttttcttttaaaagaattGTCCACATATACCTGGAATGATCATCAATGAGGACAAACACATATCTATTTCCAGCCGAGGTGCTTGGCGTTATAGGACCACACAAATCACCATGAATTAGTTCTAACACCTTTGATGCTTGATATGTTGCTGCTTGTGGAAAAACTTGTCTTGTCTATTTTCCCAATAAACAAGAACTACATATACTCTTTTCAATCTGAATATGTGGAATCCCTCTCACAAGTTCCTTTTGAATCATCCTCTTAATTGTTTCAAGACCGACATGCCCCAACCTTGAATGCCACTTGCTCGAGTCGTTTATTACAGCTGATTGTAAACACTTATTGTTCTTTATCCCCATGCGAACTTTGTAGAGTCTATTTCTGGATTTCATCGTTCTAACAAGCAGCTTTCCTTCATGATCATGTACTGTTTAATATTCACCTCGCATCCTTACATCACATCCTGACTCCGTAGCTTGTCCAAGGCTAATAATATTGCTCTTAAGTTCTGGAATGAAATAAACATTAGTCAAAATTCGCTGCTCACCGTTCTCATCAGTGAACCGTATAGTGCCTTTTCCTTTTATATCTATCCGAGAATCATCACCAAACTTTACTTTTCCAGTAATGGAGTAATCAACTTCTGAAAAATACCGTAGATCACCTGTCATGTGATTGCTTGCTCCGTTATCGAGATACCACATTTCTTCTTCACCAGTACGAATCTGATACTTGCTTGGCACgattttcttttcattcaaaAATACCACCTCATGCATCATAAGCTCATCTGCAGTCtctgtttcattattttctttctcttgtgtttcttgtaacTTGAGCAGGCGGTCTGGACACCGTGAAGCAAAGTGTCCATGTTTATCACATCTGAAACACACAACCTCTGACATGTCTCTACCTTCATATGACCTTCCGCGACCTCGTCCTCTATAGCCAAATCGTCCCCCTCTACCTCTGCCTCTGTATCCACCATTAAACTTGCAATTAGGCTGCAATGGTAGAAAAGTCGATTGGTTATCATTGTTCGCATATAAGAGTTTTCCAGGATCTTCgtgagtttcttcttcctcctaacTAATGCGTTCTTCATATGCTTTAAGACGTCCGATGATATCCACAAAGGTGGTGGTGTTAAGACTCAGAAACTGCTCCAGAGACGCAACAATAGCTATATATTTCTTTCGTGATAAACACTTGAGAAATTTTTTCACTATTTTAGACTCTTCTATGATTTCTCCAAGAGCTGCTGATTTAGAGGTTATCTCTGATAATCttccaacaaaatcatcaatctttTCCGTATCCTTCATCTTGAGTCGATCAAACTCAACCATTAGTGTCTGCAATCTTGCCTCTTTAACTCGCTCAGCTCCTACATGTCTTGATTGTATAGCCTCCCACACTTTCTTTGCTGAATCGAGATCTCCAACTTGCAGAATAAGAGATTCTGGAATTGATTGAAACAGTAGGGCCATAGCCATGTCATTCATATCGTTATCGTTACCTGGTGCCTCGATGATAGGCCAAACTTTATGAACTCTGAGTAGTATCTTCATCTTCATAGCCCATACTGTGTAATTGGTGGAGTTTAGCATTGGACACTTGAGCGTTGATGATCCTCCTTCTTTAACTTTCTCGGATGCAGCTTCTACTATGTCTCccatagctctgataccaattattGTTCTTAACACAAAGATAACTTTAATGATTAAGAACTCAAGAATTAAGAATCACTCTCTTTATTAACTTTAGGAAAATCACTCAAAACCTAAAGCTCTCTTGGTTTTCTCACAGAACCTTACAAGTTATGTCATGTCTCGACCTCTCTATTTATAATAGCTCACATATCCTAATCCTATTAGAAAATCTCCCTAagtttagatatctcctaaactTATTTGATCCTTATCTCTTTGAATCATAATACTAATAGGATTAGTACAACTTATTTCTCAAGTTATCTTTAAGCTTAAACCAACAGACGACGACTATGTTTCTAGCATATTAATGTTACATTTTAAAACATAGTCGGTTTTATATTAATGTTacaatccaaaaaataataaaatgttggACTTGATGATTAGAGTCCTCGAAATCGCAAATTAGTTATTTCTCATATGTGGgatacaaattaaaaagatataatataagatgtcatagtctttttttttctgatacaAAAATGATGTGATGTTTTCTTATTCGACGAAGAGATTTTAGATAAAGATgcatcccaattttttttttagacaaaatAATGATGTAATCATATCTATCTTTTAGTTCAGGTTTGCAAtttgctattttaaaaaaatagatttgataTTGCGTATATTCTAAGATTTGAAATTTGGCTGAGAATTGATTGCAGTTCGCCCTAATATTTCCTCTCAGGCACTATTACCGAGGTGCCGCTACCATCTCCCCTCCCCGACGCCGGTAGAGCTCCGGCTCACCGGCGTCGGGCTCTCTCAGTCCTATCAAGCTCTGCTCTCTTCTACTGcatcctctgtttctttgttcCATGGTCACTTGTCCCTCCCAGAGTCCACTCAAGATTTTGGATCTCGACTCCGAGCATGTTTCAGCTTCTTTATCCCCTTCCCTTACCTCAGCCTCTGGTGAATCGTCTCGATGTGCCTGCTCCGTCGTGGTCCCAGCCACGAGACGTTCCCTCTGAGACCAATGAACACCCCAACTGCCTTGGCTTCCGCCAGTCTTACTGCTTCTTAACACTATCAACCGCAACAACTCTCCGATCCTTGGAATCTTTTCCCTTCACCAAGTGGTTTGCTTGGCTGAAGCTGGACGGGAGCTCTGTTTTGACACTAGAGCCGACAAAGACTTTTACGGTGAAACCCACATCCTTGGCGCTCTCTAACACACCATTGATTCCGTTCTGTTCCAGGTTCGCTTCTCACTCTTTATCCAACTCCCTGGTGCTTAGGTTATCTTGGTCATTTGTGTTGCCCCTGAACTGGAAGATGTTTAGATCCGCTAAAGCTGTTTTGAACCCAACCCATTTAGACCTGTGTGTCAATTGGTTGCTTGGTTGTACTCGACAAGAAGTCTCTGAGTGTAGAGTCTGCATCCTCAGAACTGGTTGTATTAAAGCTATCTCAAGCTCAAAATGTTTAGCATCGAGTTTCTCTACTTGGTCAAGTCGGGGTCTCCTCGGTAGTAGAGCCTCGATCTCTTCGGATTGGCTTGACATCTATTTGTGTCGAGGAAAGTTGAGTACTATGGTATGGAGGACTGCATTACAGAGCTCTATCTTTAACCATGACCCGTCTCTCTGGCGATTTATAATGCTTCCATCTAATGCTCCTATTTGTTGCATATCACCAATCCCTCAACTCTTTCAGCTCCAGCGTATAACCAGGCTTAAACTCGGCATTATGATTCCACCTCTGCGGAGAGGGGATTACCGATGTTTAGCCAGTTTGATTTCTCCATCATTTCCGTGTTCTAAGCTCTCCAAAATGTATAGCATCTACTTATTGAAGTTCCCTCATATTGACTTGAAGAGTAGTGGCATTATGATCACCATTCCACGGAGTGGTGGTTACCACAACCTCTTCACGCTTCTCCCTTTCAGACTTAAAACGCAACCACCCTTGCAGTGATCGGTTTTCAGAGCATTCTTAACCCTGCTCACACCTTTGACAAAGCACTACGTCGTGTAGATTGTCTCACTTTGATGAGATCCTCCGCTTTGCTTGCTTCATCGCCATCAAGTCTTCGAATCAAGACCCTGGCCACCTTCCCTTCCAATGATCTACTCTTGGAAGCTGCATTGATATGTTTTGATCTCACATGCTCCAGCTTGCTATTCAGCACTTGGTCCATAGCTCTCAAGACCCATATATCTCTTGCTCTTATCTATCTTTGTACTTCTACTATCTTTGAATTTGGGGTATGCCCTTTTAGGCTACTTAAGCTTTTCAACTTGATTTGTATGTTACACTCTATCTAATGGAATGGAAACATATgtgtattcaaaaaaaaaaaaaaaaaaatagatttgatatattttttatttctttatgtaaaaaatgtgattaatattcaattattagGATGAATGGACCCTTGAGAGATATGAATGGTGAGAGAGACAAGTTGAAGGTCGGTTCTAGCTAGGGCTGACACACAGTGTCACATATTCATTAGATTTACTCACATTCGAAACGTTATTAAATCAGAGTAACAATGAAGAacaatttgaaatattttaaactcaAACTGAAATTGAAAGTAACGTCGATTATGAAGGACCAACAAAAGAGCCGACCCTTATCTATTTTATTAGATttcacattttcaaaaaaaaaaaaaaaaaaattgggatccTTTTTAATTCTAATACTTAGTGTTCAGATTCCCTCCAATCAATTAACAAGCATAAAAGGTTTAgccatatatatagatactagattaagaccatGCTAGAGCATatgttgaaattcattttatttatattgcatttttatataaaatataatttatgttattatttttaaaattgttttttggataaatcattatgcaataaaatcatatgctaaatatgaaggtttgaaaaaacacatattttataagttttatattgttaatgattataGATAAGTATTCGtgctggttaaattttatttcttaatcaatcttgtaacccactatttaacttgtaaccaatcaatctatcgatttcgtaatctatcttttgttaacgttgtggtctatcgataaaatctgtagaaaaataattttgtaatattgtgtttaaaattttttggaaacaacCTGATATAGGACTagaatcttccaaaaatacagtttggaatatccatgattttatttgttaccattaatatatcaattatcaatttggaatatccctaatatttaggtgtaaccattaatatgaatatatgaattaatctataacctatctataacctatttgtaaccatttataactatttattaaaaatataaagtctacaaaaactatgttgtgtacttcccttttattagaAAGGGATACAACATACTACTACATAACTTGGTAATGAATCTTCAcctgtttaccaaaaaaaaaaaaaagggatacAACATACTACTACATAACTCCCCATTCTCAAACATCTCTCGTCTAATATTGTACTCAATTCagttattttgatatatgagGATTCTCATTTTAATAAGATTTACAAATTAAACTGAATCTCTCATCTAATATTGTACTCAATTCGGTTGTTAATTACTATACTTAAAAGAGTTATTCTAAaagagtttatatagagataacTACATAATATATCTTGTTGTAATCTATCTAATATTTAGGCTTATCATATATTCATGATACTTAAGATCTCCATTGTATAAATACCTCTGTTCATCTATCAATAATACACAACTGATTCTTCCATTcataacatggtatcagagcctaaaAACGATCTTTGATCTAAGTTTTTCGTTTCTGGTTCTTTCTTGCTTCCGCTTctctacatattttttttacttctatcATGTCTACTACTTCTCCTATGTCTATGACTACCTCTACTTCTACTTCTTCGACCACTATGGACCAATCTTCCTCGGAGACTCCATACACTCTGCATCCATCTGACAATCTGGTTCCCTAATCACCCCGGTCTTACTTCGTGGTGATAATTATTCTGAATGGGCCACCGAGCTTTGGAATTCTCTTCAAGCTAAGCAGAAGATAGGGTTTATTGATGGTTCGATCCCCAAACCAACCTCTAACCCCGACCTTGCTCGATGGATCTCTACTAATTCTATGATTGTGGGTTGGATACGTACTGCTATTGATCCACAAGTTCGTTCTACTGTTTCTCATGTTCCCGAAGCTTTCAAACTCTGGGAATCTCTCAAACGTCGGTTCTCTGTCAAAAACGATGTTCGAAAACATCTTTTGGAGGACGAGATTAACAACTGCAAACAAAACGGTCAGTCTGTTCTTGAGTTCTATGGCCGTCTATCCAAACTCTGGGAAGAGTTACAGACTTTTACCTCTACTACTCCCTGCACCTGCGCTGCTGCTCCTGAATTTGACAAGGAACGTGAAGACAGACGGGTTCACAAATTTATCTTTGGACTTGATGAATCTCGCTTCAGCACTATTAGGTCTCAGATCATTGATGAAGATCCATTGCCGGACTTGAATAGTGTTTATTCTCGCGGAACAACATCTCAACAACATGCGTGCTTCTGAAGTCAAGCAAGATGCTGTCGGCTTCTCCGTCAAAACAGAGTTTGCTCCTCACTCTGTTTCTCCTGCTGTTGCTGCTGTTACCACTCGCAGTCGTGATCCTAATCGTTCCTGCAGTCACTGCAAACGTACGGGTCATGAAGCTTCAGAGTGCTTTCTTCTACATGGTTATCCTGATTGGTTCTTTGAACAACAACGTTCTTCCTCTGGTCGTGGTGGTCGCGGTGGCGGTCGTTCATCCTTCTCTGGTGGTCGAGGTCGTGGCCGTGTAAATGCAGCATCAGCTACTGTCAGCAATACACTTCTTCTGTTCCGACTGATCAAATCTCTGCCCTTATTACGTTGCTTCAAAACCAGCAGAGTCAACTGTCTACGGAGAAATTGTCTGGTAAAACCGCTCTCACTGATGTCATTATAGACACTGGTGCTTCGCATCACATGACAGGCAATTTGTCTTTGTTGCGTAATACTCTTGATATACTACCTTCTGCGGTTACTTTTCCAGATGGCACTGCCTCTCGTGCTACGAAAATAGGCACTTTGCAACTGAATGGGGACTATTACTTGTCCAATGTTTTATATGTTCCCGACTTCACTTGTACTTTGATTTCGGTGTCTCGTCTTCTTAAACAGACCGGTTGCATTGCTATTTTCGCTGATACTCTATGTGTTTTACAGGACCGTTTTACGAGGACCCTGATTGGCGCCGGTGAAGAGCGAGAGGGGGTCTACTATTTCAAGGGTGTCAAGGTTGCACATGTTCATCAAGCTGGCAAGGGCAACATCTCTCCTTCGGTTTTATGGCATCGTCGTCTTGGCCATCCTTCATACAACATTCTTTCTCAATTACCGGTTTTAGATAGTTTGAAAGTTGATTTTGGTGATAAACATTCATGTGATATTTGTTTCCGTGCTAAACAAACACGGACTGTTTTTCATGAAAGTATTAATAAAGCTTCGACTCCTTTTGGTTTGATACACTGCGATGTTTGGGGACCCTATTGCACTCTTTCTTCTTGTGGAGCTGCTTATTTCTTAACTATTGTTGATGACTACTCAAGAGCTGTCTGGATCTATCTTATGTTAGCTAAGTCTGAAGTCAAAAATTTGATACATAACTTTTGTGCCATGAGTGACAAACAGTTTGGCTGCCCTGTCAAAGCTGTCCGTACGGTCAATGGGACTGAGTTTATggctctctcttccttctttcgTCAACATGGCATTGAACATCAGACATCATGCGTCGATACACCACAGCAGAACGGCCGAGTGGAACGCAAACACCGTCACATTCTCAACGTTTCTCGTGCCCTTCTCTTTTAAGCTCAGCTTCCTGTTCGGTTCTGGGGTGAGAGTGTGTTGACTGCGGCTCATCTAATTAATCGTACCCCTACTCCTCTGCTTCATGGGAAGACACCGTATGACATGCTGTATGGAACTTCTCCTTCTTATGACTCACTTCGCACGTTTGGCTGTCTGTGTTACTTTCATCGACGTCCGCGTGACAAGGAAAAGTTTAGTGATGGCAGCAGGAAATGCATATTCGTGGGCTATCCTTATGGTAAGAAAGCTTGGCGGCTCTACGACATTGAGAGACGAGAATTCTTTACAAGTCGTGATGTTATTTTTCTTGAAGAACAGTTTCCCGGTGTCTCCGATTCTGCTCATGACCCGCCTCTAATGACTCCTCCGTCCTGTGTCATTGATGACTGGTCTCCTACATTACCTTCCTCTGCTCCGTTGTTGACACCGGTTCCGACTCTGCAATCTATATCAGACTCTGTTCCACCGTGTCCTTCGTCTCCTACTTCCCCTGTTCCTGATACTATTACTTCATCTCCGGCTTCTCCTACTACTGATCAGGCTATTACTCCAGTTGATTCTCCACCTCTCTCTCCTAGGCCGGCTGATTCACCAATAGTCGAGTCTCCGGTTGTGTCTTCTGATACATCTGATCCTACATCACCTGGTCTTCCTGAGCTACTAGGTCATGGTCATCGGGTACGACAACCCTCTGTTCTACTTAAGGACTATGTTGTCAAGACTTCACATGTGCATGCTTCCCCCTCTCTCGCTTCATCGTCTTCTAATCCTGGTTCTCCTCATTCGGTTCCAGGTAACACACCTTATCCCATTGTTAATTATCTTTCGCAAGCTAATTTTTCCACTGGTCACAAGGCTTTCATGGCTGCGATTACTTCTGCTGTTGAACCTACAAGTTATAAACAAGCCATTTTGGACGATGTTTGGAATGATTCTATGAAGGATGAGTATTCTTCT from the Camelina sativa cultivar DH55 chromosome 12, Cs, whole genome shotgun sequence genome contains:
- the LOC109128016 gene encoding uncharacterized protein LOC109128016; the protein is MVDTSWILAGNTNPGEISFSTFSAKQKMLKRDLKTLSRENYSDIQNSVRETNLLLQSVQIKAITNLTPALYQQERELHQKWDMLRKVEEAYFKQRSHINWLREGDLNTAYFHRITQLRNAFNAIQSFSTPFGVLVDDPSEMSRMAVNHFFSILGPGVLPPLTVTPSCIQSLISYRCPSVLKASMIRIPSHKEITRVLFKLNANKASGPDGFTSAFYKAAWGILGSEVTASILKFFHTSFLPLSVNATTLALIPKVPGASVVSDFRPISCLNTLYKVIAKLLVARLKPVLPELIQRNQSAFIKGRLLVENTLLAAELVNGYHKEKGPKRITIKVDIAKAFDTIRWEYIFSCLRGIEIPKLYLWWLQACICLFHCRFQRSGVPLCTKKLTLLDCAPLIQKVKSKFNAWSTKSLSFVGRLQLLNTVIAGLTNFWCSAFVLPKKCIQTLNSLSGAFLWKGTTEGHHSACVAWETITTAKSEGGLGIRDLQLWNKACMIKLIWLLLFRSGSVWVAWFKGAVLSGKLSNFWTRKPSTRYSWLANKLFKLRDEVYPWIKLKVGDGKNCQFWSDNWWKLGKLSTYLQGEDPLGIPRGSTLADLWREGTWRIPPARSEAHVNYHIELASIQLSKDADQYVWWLNDQLQDSHETGKICLAYKGNLPRVSWHKVVWFSRGILKHCFLTWLFVLNRSPTRDRLRSWGLHVDPACLFCATGEESRDHLFFDCPFSWTLWNLISNRCSPSPTRSWTGSLQNLINYQGPREAKILLLTA